Proteins from a genomic interval of Vicinamibacterales bacterium:
- a CDS encoding TIM barrel protein, translating into MSRFTADQLAFAAAKKSYMGRAESIEFLKAMNIRHSVGHWSAGDFYDRFAPPGYHSDDPTFSNTFEAQCRRTKAAGVDAVEIHQSVFEKTLNGDLDTAAIERAQHGFLKDLGMTVTACNINVWTNPRFKLGGPCNPDPALRRAALDEIMKGLEICKIMKIGVLSVWPGSDGADYHFQIDYRQQLEWFAEALIAVNRECLKHGVKLGIEPKPYEPRELFMVVPTAASAIVVAQKVNQACGGNNCGLTIDYGHQKMEATTASTACDLADWAGVPVHKFDINDARQGRNDQDLMFGTISIPESVEYLYTTFIRDYQGYYSQDQFTYREDPTRAIERSMINFANLALKAVRIYALQPQLDKARRAGTGPDVLDVVSPVLVG; encoded by the coding sequence ATGTCCCGTTTCACCGCCGATCAACTTGCGTTCGCCGCCGCGAAGAAGAGCTACATGGGGCGGGCCGAGTCGATCGAGTTCCTGAAGGCCATGAACATCCGTCACAGCGTGGGCCACTGGTCCGCCGGTGACTTCTACGACCGCTTTGCACCTCCGGGATACCACTCGGACGACCCCACCTTCAGCAACACCTTCGAAGCGCAGTGCCGGCGCACGAAGGCCGCCGGCGTCGACGCCGTCGAGATCCATCAGAGCGTGTTCGAGAAGACGCTGAACGGCGATCTCGATACCGCCGCAATCGAGCGCGCGCAGCACGGGTTCCTGAAGGACCTCGGCATGACGGTCACCGCGTGCAACATCAACGTCTGGACCAACCCCAGGTTCAAGCTGGGCGGGCCGTGCAATCCCGATCCGGCGCTGCGCCGCGCCGCGCTGGACGAGATCATGAAGGGGCTGGAGATCTGCAAGATCATGAAGATCGGGGTCCTGAGCGTGTGGCCCGGATCGGACGGCGCCGACTATCACTTCCAGATCGACTATCGCCAGCAGCTCGAATGGTTCGCCGAAGCGCTCATCGCCGTGAACCGCGAATGCCTGAAACACGGCGTCAAGCTCGGCATCGAGCCCAAGCCATACGAGCCGCGCGAGCTGTTCATGGTCGTGCCGACCGCGGCGTCCGCGATCGTCGTCGCGCAAAAGGTGAACCAGGCGTGCGGCGGAAACAACTGCGGCCTGACCATCGACTACGGCCACCAGAAGATGGAAGCGACGACCGCCTCGACGGCCTGCGATCTCGCCGACTGGGCCGGCGTGCCGGTGCACAAGTTCGACATCAACGACGCGCGCCAGGGGCGCAACGATCAGGACCTGATGTTCGGGACGATTTCGATTCCCGAGTCGGTCGAGTATCTCTACACGACTTTCATCCGTGACTACCAGGGCTACTACAGCCAGGACCAGTTCACCTACCGCGAGGACCCGACGCGCGCCATCGAGCGCAGCATGATCAACTTCGCCAATCTGGCGCTGAAGGCCGTGCGGATCTATGCGTTGCAGCCGCAGCTCGACAAGGCGCGTCGGGCCGGCACCGGCCCGGACGTGCTCGACGTCGTATCGCCCGTGCTGGTTGGGTGA